The Planctomycetaceae bacterium DNA window CTGCTCTACGCAAAGCGCAGGTTTCCTGACGCGGCCAAGTCATACTCTGATTTTCTCGATATGTATCCTGAAAGTTCGCTTCGCGATGCGGCACTGGAAAGAGAATTCCAAATCGGTGCAGCTTTTCTTAACGGACAGAAGAGAACTGTGTTAAAAATTTTCAAAGTAAAAGCTTACGACGAGGGCACGGAGATTATGAATCAAATCGCCGACAGGGAAGGCGACGCTCCGATTTCACAGCGGGCAATTACGACGCTTGCACAGTCCAACGAAAAACGCGGCGCTTATGAAGAAGCGTATCAGGCATGGTCTGACGCTTCCAGCCGATGGCCGACAGGCGATTTGGGCAGGGACTCGCTGCTCGGAATGGCAAGAAGTCTTGAGAAAGATTACAGAGGCCCGAACTTCGAGAGCAAATCTCTCGCAAGTTCGAAAAGCTATTATTCACAATATATAGAACGCTATCCTGAATCGGCGCAGGAAATGGCTCTAACACAAAAAGTAAGCAAACTCAATATCGACCTTGCTGAAAAAGAACTTACAGTCGCTAAATATTACGAACGGACATTGAGCTATGGCGCGGCTGATATTTATTATCAGAAAATAGCCGAACAATGGCCCGGCAGCAACGCGGCGAAAATCGCAGAATCAAAAGTACCGGTAATGGAAAAATTAACTGTTGAGTCCAAAATGCCGAAAAAGAAAAAGCTTAACTGGAAAGGATTACTCCTGTGACCAATATAAAAAATAAAATATTAAATATAAAAATTTGTCCCGAAGGGATCTTCGCTTCGCTACGAGAACGGCCTGCGGCCGGAATTTATTATAAAAAATTTATCCCGATTTATCGGGATTCCATAATTTTTATTTTTTCATTTTTATTTTTAATTTTTTTTACCGGATGCAGCGGTTACACCAACCAATCTCTATATTCAGACGAAGTAAGAACCGTTTATGTTGAAATGTTCGACAACACAACTTTTTATAGAGACCTTGAATACACGCTCACCGACGCAATCGCTAAAAGGGTTGAAACCGACACGCCATACAAAATCGTGTCCAACAGAAATACCGCTGATACCATATTGAGCGGAAAAATAGTCAGTATGGGCAGCTCGGCTCTGACTCTCGACCGCAATACGGGCAGATCGCTTGAAAATCTGGCCGAGGTTACAGCACGGTTCAGTTGGAAAAATCTCAAGACCGGCCAATACATCGTTCAGGATTCTTCCGCTACCTCCTCATGGGGCTACTCCAGTTTCCAGGGGCAAAGTTTTGACAACGCTTCAAAAGTCGCGGCAAATAAACTTGCAGAAAGAATCGTAGAGCAAATGCAGGTCGGCTGGTAGTAAATAGTTGTTAGGCAATAGTTGTTAGTTGATAGTACAAAAGAAAAGGCCGGCATAATAAACCGGCATTTAATGTTCACCACAGAAGTAATAAATTTCAGCCAAATTCGTCAATTAAAAATGTACTAGCATAAACTGCCAGTCAACTTTGACTTTCGTTTCTGTGTAATATTCATTTGTCGCGACGTGTTCGCCAGCGTTTTTTCTTTCGAGCAGACCGGCAGCCCTGACGAAAGTAGTCGATGCACCGAGGTAGTTTGTTTTGCCAAGCAGTTTCGTTGTCGCGAAAACTGAAGCGATAGCCAGCAGGCCTGTAAGTACGCCGGCAAGGTATGAGTTCCAGCCGCCGTCATCTGTTTTCCATTTCATAAAAAATCCTTTCAAACAGAATCCAAATTTAATATAAAATAAAAAATCAAATTTTAATTTGTTCATACGCCATATCAGTGCCGGATACGGCGCGGATGTTGTCGGGAATCATTTTGATAATCACATATTCCGGCATTGCGGGGTCGGGGAAATACTTTGCCAGTTCAGGAACCTGTTTATACAGCCAAAGTTTTTCGGCGTTGTCTGTACTAATCGAACATTTGCCTGCGACGCGGACGTGTTTGCCAGTCGAATCGCAAAAACAATATTCAGCATACGGCACTTTCTCAAGCTGCTTAATTTTATCCGATGGCGTAAATGTCGCGCATAATAATTGATTGTCTTTCCACATCAGGCCGCCCATCGGTCGGACGCCGACAGTTTTGCCATCTGTTGTTGCCAGGTATCCCCAGTGGGTTTGTTTTGTGAATTGTTTCAGTTCTTCAAAATTCATAACAACTTCTCCTAAAATTCGAAATACACGTAAATCTTACTGATAATCTACCACATTTCATAATTATACCTACAATAAGCAAAGACGCTATGCAAAAATGCCGATGTTACTATAGTGGCATTGTTCGACAGCAGCAAAAACATAACATTTTACACCACCGTGATTTGCGAAGAAGCGAAATACATCTTATGCTTTAAAAAAGAATATACGGTTTTCGGTTCGCAGGCAGTAAGTTTGCGGTATTATGGGACTTAAAAACAATAAGAGAGCTTTTATGGAAACAGAAAAGGTAAATTCGATATTTATTGACGGCCGAACAGTGCTTTTTGTTGACGATGAGGAAAAAGTGCTGCTGTCGCTAAAGCGAGCCTTGATTGATGAGCCATATAACCAACTGTTCGCGGTTAGCGGTATGGAAGCACTGGAAATCCTCAATCAGCAGGATGTGCATGTAATTGTCAGTGATATGCGAATGCCCGAAATGGATGGTCTGCAATTGCTGAAAATCGTTAAGGAGAAACGGCCGAATATCATCAGAACTGTTTTAAGCGGCTATGCGGATATCGATATGCTGCGCGGCGTTATCAACAGAGGTGAAATATACCGTTTTGTTACCAAGCCGTGGAGTACCGAAGAACTGAAATGCGTTATAATGCAGGCGCTGGAGTATTATGAGCTGTTCGGCGAACGTGAAATGCTGATGCAGTTCTTCGAAAAGTGGGTAACGGGCAATGAACCAAAGGCCGCTGATATCGAATTTCTGAAAGAATTAGTCTCCACGCGAAAAACGAATATGGCCAACTGGGAGAAAATACACGAGGAGGCATTAGCGGCAACTTTGGCGTAGCAAATTACGTTGGCACATTAAAAACAGGCTTAGAATCTGTTAATTATGGATTCTAAGCTTTTTTTATGAATATTTTGCCCATTCCGAACGTCTGACATTACGTACATTTTAATAGACATACAGGGTTGACAGTTAGCGTAAGTTGTTATATTATAATGTGGTTAAGGAGTGACATCAGCCTTTTATGGCGGAAGCGATAACAAATAGTAATAGTAATGGTGCGACACCCAACGGCGAAATTGAGGGTTTGGATAAGGCCATCGCCTTTTTCAAACGAGCTGAAGAGGTGGCCTCGACGGACAATTTCGATTACGCAATCGATTTGTTTATGGAGGGACTCCAGCGAGCGCCGGATGCGGTAGAAGACGGCCATAAACCATTGCGTTATAATTCGCTTGTACGTCAGGGTAAGGGCGGCAAAAAGCCGGCAATGATGGAGAAAATGAAGTATTCCCGCGGCAAGACACCGATGGAAAATATGCTCAACGCAGAGTTCCTGCTGGCTAAAGATCCTGATAATTTGCAGTATGCTGAACAGGTACTCAATGCCGCGATGACCGGCGGATATAAGCGGGCGGCACTGTGGATGGCGGATTTGATGTATGAGGCGTGTAGGGCGACGGACAAGCCTTCAATGGCGACACTGCTTTTACTCAAAGACGCTTACTCGATGATGGAACAGTACACCAAGGCGGTCAGCGTTTGCGGATACGCACTGAAGCTGAATCCCACTGACGGCATTTTGATGGGCGAATATAAGAATCTTTCTGCCCGACTTACGATGCAGAAGGGCAAATACGAACAGAATTTCAGGGATTCGATACAGGACAGGGAAACGCAGGAAAAAATGCAGGCCCAGCAGGGACTGGTCAAAAGCGTTGATGTTCGGCAGCAGGCGGTCGAAGATGCCAGAAAGGCTGTTCAGGCCGGCAGAACTGTCCATACGCTGTTTAAGCTGGCCGATGCTTTGGGCGATTTGCAGACCGATGCGGCTGATACCGAAGCGGTAAATCTGCTCGAACAGGAATATAGGATTTCGAACGATTTTAATTATAAGAAACGTGCAGGCGAAATGAGGCTGCGTATGCTCCGACGGCAGGTTCGGCAGACGAAGGAAACGCTGGTCGGCGGAAAACCCGGGCAGGTAACGCAGGAAGTTCTGAACGCGAAAATTAAGGAGCTTTTGACCTCGGAACTTGAGCATTATAAGCAATGTTCCGACAATTATCCGACGGATTTGCGGCTAAAATACGAATATGGGCTGCGTTTGATGAGAAATCAGCGGTATGACGACGCGATCCCGTGTTTTCAGGCGGCACGCAAGGACCAGAAGCACAAGATTATGGCGATGAACAAAATCGGGCTGTGCTTTTTCGTTAAGGGATGGTTCACCGACGCTATTGATACGCTCAAGGAAGCTATAGAAATATACGAAATAAAAGACAATGACATCGCCAAGGATTTACGGTATAATCTGGCACGGGCCTATGAACAGAACGGCAATGCCGGCGAGGCGCTGGAATTGTACCGGCGGATAGCTCAAATTGATTTTGCCTACAAGGATGTCCGGGCGAGAATAAACAGGATAAGGCAAAATTAAATATAAAAAATAAAAATGCAAAATTAAGGAATCGGCCTGACGGCCTAATTGAATTAAAATAAAAAAGTAGAATATTTAAACAACAATTTTTAGGAGTAAAGATGGCACATTCATTATCAGCCAAAAAAAGAGTAAGGCAGAACACAAAAAAACGCGTAATCAACCGCGCAAGGAAGACCACTGTAAAGGCGAATCTTAAGGGAATCAATGCTGCAATCACAGCCGGTGATAAAAAGTCGGCATCAGAACAGCTTACGAAAGTAGTCAAGAATCTCGATAAGACCGCGGCTCTCAAGACAATTCACAAAAACAGAGCAGCAAGATTGAAATCGCGTCTGACGAAAAAAATCAACAAACTGAAATAACTTCGATTGTGCAGACCCCCAAGGGGGTGCCTTCGGCAGAAAACACGGAAGTACAAATTGAACAGCGCTATGCCGGCTAAAGTTTTGGTATAGCGCTTTTTTTATTATTTATAAGGTATAGGATTTAGGTATAGGGTATAGAAATGGTAGAAACACTAAAGAAGAGAATATTAGATCACCTCAAGCACAGAGATTATACGCCTGTTAAGGCATCGGAGCTTGCCAAACGACTCGGATTGAAAACTGACCAGATGGACACATTCAATCAGGCTGTCGAGCAGCTCAAGGCAGACGGGTTTGCGGTGATGGGGACGAAAAATGTTATGTCGCTGCCTGGTCCCGGCGCGAAAGTTTCCGGAATATTCAGAGGAACATCGAAAGGGTTCGGTTTTGTTACGCCGACAGAAGCAAATTCGCACGGCGATTTGTTTATCCCTGAAAAATATACGAACAACGCGATGAGCGGCGATATTGTAATCGCGACAGCCGCAAAAGACGGTCATCGCGACGGACTGGACAGGTATAGCGGAAAGATTATCGAAATTGTGCAGCGGGCGAATAATAAATTTGTCGGCACAATTATCAAAAAGAAAGAATCGTATTTTCTTGTGCCGGACGGAAAATTTACCGAGCTTGTCGAAATCGACGACGTTACAGCGAAAAACGGAACGGTGAACGATAAGGCAGTTGTTGAGATTATCAGCTTTCAAACGAAAGAAAAATTCGCGAGAGGTGTGCTGATAGAAGTTCTCGGCAAAAGCGGAATTTATAAAACGGAAATCAACGCGGTTATCAAGCGGTTTGGGATTCCATGCGAATTCAAAGCCGAATGTCTGGATGAAGCGGGGCAGGTGGCCAGGAGTTTTGAATCTGCGGAATTTCCGAATCGGCTCGACCTGACGAAAAAAGTTATTGTTACGATTGACCCGCCGGACGCGAAAGATTTCGACGACGCTATCAGTATCGAGAAAAATCGTAACGGGACTTTTACGCTTGGCGTACATATTGCCGACGTGAGCGAATTTGTAAA harbors:
- the bamD gene encoding outer membrane protein assembly factor BamD, producing the protein MLRKIVIALTILCVSVICIGETWRLGSNQQWQKSADSNESSFATIASDAKQFVSTGKAGKAKRAYADLKKNFPQVAGEDYDAYVKAELLYAKRRFPDAAKSYSDFLDMYPESSLRDAALEREFQIGAAFLNGQKRTVLKIFKVKAYDEGTEIMNQIADREGDAPISQRAITTLAQSNEKRGAYEEAYQAWSDASSRWPTGDLGRDSLLGMARSLEKDYRGPNFESKSLASSKSYYSQYIERYPESAQEMALTQKVSKLNIDLAEKELTVAKYYERTLSYGAADIYYQKIAEQWPGSNAAKIAESKVPVMEKLTVESKMPKKKKLNWKGLLL
- the lptE gene encoding LPS assembly lipoprotein LptE; amino-acid sequence: MTNIKNKILNIKICPEGIFASLRERPAAGIYYKKFIPIYRDSIIFIFSFLFLIFFTGCSGYTNQSLYSDEVRTVYVEMFDNTTFYRDLEYTLTDAIAKRVETDTPYKIVSNRNTADTILSGKIVSMGSSALTLDRNTGRSLENLAEVTARFSWKNLKTGQYIVQDSSATSSWGYSSFQGQSFDNASKVAANKLAERIVEQMQVGW
- a CDS encoding pyridoxamine 5'-phosphate oxidase family protein; its protein translation is MNFEELKQFTKQTHWGYLATTDGKTVGVRPMGGLMWKDNQLLCATFTPSDKIKQLEKVPYAEYCFCDSTGKHVRVAGKCSISTDNAEKLWLYKQVPELAKYFPDPAMPEYVIIKMIPDNIRAVSGTDMAYEQIKI
- a CDS encoding response regulator — its product is METEKVNSIFIDGRTVLFVDDEEKVLLSLKRALIDEPYNQLFAVSGMEALEILNQQDVHVIVSDMRMPEMDGLQLLKIVKEKRPNIIRTVLSGYADIDMLRGVINRGEIYRFVTKPWSTEELKCVIMQALEYYELFGEREMLMQFFEKWVTGNEPKAADIEFLKELVSTRKTNMANWEKIHEEALAATLA
- a CDS encoding tetratricopeptide repeat protein, whose product is MAEAITNSNSNGATPNGEIEGLDKAIAFFKRAEEVASTDNFDYAIDLFMEGLQRAPDAVEDGHKPLRYNSLVRQGKGGKKPAMMEKMKYSRGKTPMENMLNAEFLLAKDPDNLQYAEQVLNAAMTGGYKRAALWMADLMYEACRATDKPSMATLLLLKDAYSMMEQYTKAVSVCGYALKLNPTDGILMGEYKNLSARLTMQKGKYEQNFRDSIQDRETQEKMQAQQGLVKSVDVRQQAVEDARKAVQAGRTVHTLFKLADALGDLQTDAADTEAVNLLEQEYRISNDFNYKKRAGEMRLRMLRRQVRQTKETLVGGKPGQVTQEVLNAKIKELLTSELEHYKQCSDNYPTDLRLKYEYGLRLMRNQRYDDAIPCFQAARKDQKHKIMAMNKIGLCFFVKGWFTDAIDTLKEAIEIYEIKDNDIAKDLRYNLARAYEQNGNAGEALELYRRIAQIDFAYKDVRARINRIRQN
- the rpsT gene encoding 30S ribosomal protein S20 — translated: MAHSLSAKKRVRQNTKKRVINRARKTTVKANLKGINAAITAGDKKSASEQLTKVVKNLDKTAALKTIHKNRAARLKSRLTKKINKLK